One genomic segment of Acanthochromis polyacanthus isolate Apoly-LR-REF ecotype Palm Island chromosome 9, KAUST_Apoly_ChrSc, whole genome shotgun sequence includes these proteins:
- the atpsckmt gene encoding LOW QUALITY PROTEIN: ATP synthase subunit C lysine N-methyltransferase (The sequence of the model RefSeq protein was modified relative to this genomic sequence to represent the inferred CDS: inserted 2 bases in 2 codons; deleted 1 base in 1 codon) yields the protein MSQDELFLDXGQSTGDVKERKGRSRLGLVVTGVVGGSLVALYAVAAPFVAPXLRKICLPFVPATTAQVENVLRVLQARSGTLVDIGSGDGRIVIAAAKHGFQASGFELNPWLVWYSRYKAWREGVHRSTSFHISDLWKVSFAQYSNVVIFGVPQMMDQLELKLASELPSTAKVVACRFPFPTWVPERTDGEGIDTVWVYDAKTFKSHLLHGMTRRTMPDQQETLDSHR from the exons ATGTCGCAAGACGAGCTTTTCCTGG TCGGACAGTCTACCGGGGATGTGAAGGAGAGGAAAGGCAGAAGCCGGCTCGGTCTGGTGGTCACTGGGGTGGTGGGAGGGTCTCTGGTCGCCCTGTACGCCGTGGCTGCTCCGTTCGTGGCTC GCTTGAGGAAGATCTGCCTCCCGTTCGTACCTGCGACCACAGCTCAGGTGGAGAATGTCCTCAGGGTGCTACAGGCAAGATCAGGGACCCTG GTGGACATCGGGAGCGGAGATGGAAGGATT gTGATTGCAGCAGCTAAACATGGATTTCAAGCGTCTGGCTTTGAGCTAAACCCCTGGCTGGTGTGGTATTCTCGCTACAAGGCCTGGAGAGAGGGAGTCCACCGCTCCACCTCATTCCACATCTCTGACTTGTGGAAG GTCAGTTTTGCTCAGTATTCCAATGTTGTCATTTTCGGGGTCCCTCAAATG ATGGACCAGCTGGAGCTGAAGTTGGCGAGTGAGCTGCCGAGCACAGCCAAGGTGGTGGCCTGCCGCTTCCCCTTCCCTACCTGGGTACCTGAACGCACCGATGGGGAGGGAATAGACACCGTATGGGTGTACgatgcaaaaacatttaaatcacaCCTGCTGCACGGGATGACAAGAAGAACGATGCCAGATCAGCAGGAGACACTGGATTCGCACAGATGA